In Zingiber officinale cultivar Zhangliang chromosome 9B, Zo_v1.1, whole genome shotgun sequence, the genomic window TCCCTCGTCGCAAAATAATGATTTTTTAGAAATACAAATAAATATGTCTTAAAATCGGAAgatagacctagagatctcagaattacatgaaataagtttctatcgGTTCATATCAATCTTCTGATGATATAAATTGCCTTAAATATCAATTCCATCTAGTATATTGAGAtccataatttttttaacactaatgaatttaaaaaatctaattctTCTTAAAATAATTACAGATCTCAATATATTTGGTGGAATTGATATTTGAGATCATTAATAtcatcaggagatcgatacgaacacaGAAAAACTGATTTCATATAATTCTGAGCTTTCTAGTTCCATATGTTGATTTCAGatgcatttatttttatttttaatttttgtgtCAATCTGAGATGAATTATGTCTCAAGTTGCTGTGACGAACTATATTTTCGTCGTAGAGTTTGCAAATATTACGATGAATTTCAAATTTCGAAACTGATTGACAACGAATTTGTGATGAAATATTATTTGCTCTATTTGTGATTATTATATTTCATTGTCCGTTAGCAATGAATTCTATTTTTGCAACTAAATATGTTACAGATTTGGaataaatatttttcatttcaaaatttcttCCCTAAACTAAGATTTGTTTTTTTTGGCAGTGGATCTCTTTCATTGTCATTCTCTCCAACAAAGTGGTAGGTTAAAGTGTGATAGCCAACAATAATGTTTCTTCTATTCTTTTTCCTCATCTTAAAgaatgaggtgttgccaccaataAAATCAAGTGGTAGGTTAAAGTGTGATAGCCAACAATAATGTTTCTTCTGTTCTTTTTCCTCATCTTAAAgaatgaggtgttgccaccaataAAATCTGGAGTTTGAATTTTGGTAAAGCCGAGATAAATGTCTCTcttatgtgctaatcactattacaaaggctagtagccgctcatgatttacctcttccgtgttggccctgggacaggttgacgggggcgctggagACGAGTGTATTCATCTTTTTTCAGCCAAAGAAGAATTATGAGACATGATGTCTAAGGATGGAAACATTATTGGATTCTTAAGATGTATGGGAGATCATAGAGAAAGACTATGAGAAATTTCAAAATGGAAATacaatttttttctaatttgtttgtttgatttccaATTCTTTGACTAGTTTAGTCATGGATGATCTACTACTAAAAACACTTAAATGTTGAACTAGGAATAGCAACATGACCTCGCTCTCCAGAAGGATGACGACGAGGCGGTTGGGTTGTCGGATAAATTCTTCTTTCTCAATCTAGTTCTACATAGCTTCGCATTAGAGTTTGATTTTAGAGTCCTGGTGGAATTTCCCTAAGGAAGCcatagatgatttatatgaaTGAACTGACAAAGCCGAAAGAATAAATAAATTGATGTACTGTCACTTTATGGGTAGAAGTTTAATGGATCGGATAGCCTTCGCATTTGTCAAAAAAATTCTTTCGAGTAAGATGTATAACTACGGGACGCTGAGCTTCTATATTACAAAATATCAATGGTGTCAACCTTGTTCTCTCTTCTGATGGTGGCATAGGAATGAGGTTGTTTTCACTATAGTCCTGTGTCAACCTTGTAATCTCTTGCCCAATTTTCCCAAGTTTTGGGAGCAGTAGAGCATCAGAAGGGAAGATGGAACATCAATTAAGCAAGCTGCAGAGAGTTGACTACTGCTAGACTCAGGTTATTTCATTCTGATCAACTCAATGAATTATAACTAAAATTGATCCAATCCACTCCCAAAAATAGTGCACGACACAGTATGACTTGTATTACAGGGATATGAACAAGAGAGCAGATGCAGCAGCTCCATCTCCGGATGGAAATCATAGCGTTTGAGCAAGTTTGCTACAAAAGCTACAGCTTCCATCGAGTGCATGGGGCATGGAATCGGGAAGTAGAACAGAACACACACAAATGTACAACAATGGCGGCATGCCGCTGCTTCCAAGTTGCTATTTTTTACCAGTTTTCATGTTCTCTCCAGATTTTTCAATCGTTGCTGGGGATTCTTCGGGAGCCACCGGGCACTGTGAGTCGAGCTGCGCCCACACCAGCATGACGAAGAAGGCCACCATTGCGCCGGAAGCAGCTGCGAACACCATGGCGATGAACACTGCCCAGGGATAAGCTCTTCTTCTCGGATGAACTGAAGGGATCTCAGTTGGCCGCGCCAGGAACGAATTGGGATCCAGGGGTTCGGAATGCATCAGATATGGAGCTCCATGCTTCGCCGTGAAATTCCAGGAGTAGATGCTGATTCCCTGAGTGGAATTGCGACTCCGAGCTGTTAAAGACACCAAAACTGACTCTCTGCAAGGGAAATTGGGCAAATCGACGGCGTGCGAGATCATTGAGTTGCCCTGCCAGAGCTTCACTTGTATTCTGTTTGATTCCCCGTCGAAATCAATCTCAGAATGCAACTTCTCTCCGCTTTTCAGATGCAGCACCGAACCATTGCTGGAAAGATTGCCGCTTTTGGCCAAAAGCTCCCCGCTGGCGCTGATCTCGATGAGGCTTCCAGTTAGGTTACCAGTTTTTGCCGTCGCAAAGCTCACCGCGATGAGACTGATCGAGGATTCAGCACGGTCGACGCTGCCCCCTTCCGGAGAAACCCTACTTGGGGACAAGAAGAAAGCCACGCCGCAGCCGGCGGGAGGGATGGAGAAAGAAAAGGCAGAGGAAAACCCGGATTTAGTGCCGAAGAATCGGATCGGCTCCCGGTACGCCATCCGCCCCGAGCTCACATTTGCCGGACGCGTGATCCTAACCGACGAGCCACTCACCCTCGCATCGCCGTGGAGATCGAACTCCGCCCCAAAGCTCCGATCTTTTACCGACCCATCGAAAGAGAAACGGAAACCGACGCTGCCCTTTCCGTCCTCTTCGCGGTTCCCACAAGAGAAGGACGCGGCGAGGAGAAGAAAAGCAGCTAGGGCGAAGGTGGAAGCGGCGGGAGACGGCAACATCATGAGGATCCGGAGGTGCGGCAGCAGATTTCCTTCAAAGCTCTTGCCTTTTTGCATCCATGGCACTAGTGAAGAAGGGCAAGAGCCAGGGTCGGAGCAAATAAGAGGGCGAAGGTTTGTGGAGTGTGGTAGAAGGAAAGGTGAGGCCAGACGAGAAGGTGCATTTAATGGCGTGGGAGACCGGACGAGGCCCGAGATGCATCTGACaccgtctctctctctctccttctgCTACTGCTTTTTAGCTCTGTGAATGATATTGGCATTATTGGAGCGCGTAAAGAAAAAGGCAGGAGGAATAAGAAGAGCCGTTTGGAACACTgtataatgataaaaaaaaatcgaaaGACGCCCTTTTATGCGAATCcttcttttttatttatcataaaaaaacGTTACATCCCATTTTATACCTTTTTTATTTAcgataatttatcaaaaaaaaaataggaatagAATTACGTATTTATCAAAAATTGtatcataattttatttatattaaatggcGCACAaccaatcaaaaaaaaaaaaatccttttatccTTTCCATCAATCTCCTTTTATCAATTACTATTTTTCAAAcatccaaattatatttttaactaaaaattattttatgattcgGATGTACGTTCTCTCATCctctctctccctccatccctTTTACTCATCTTATAAACACGAAGCGATCATGAACCTTCTCCGCTTGTTATACTTCTCGTGATATTTGGCGGCATTGCAAAACAAGTTTCAAGAGAAGGGTTCATAGGACAATAATGGTTAAGAACTGCACTGTTAAAGAATAAATTTATAACAAGAAGGAAATTAGTAGAAGAAGACAGTTAAAAATTTAGCGATGTATATCCCCGTAATCTTGTGCAGCCGGGTAGGCGAAAGAATGCAAGGATCGAGTCGAAACATACtggaaatatgaaaattaaatacaGTCAATGCAAACAACTAGGTCATAATCGAAGGGCTTGTAGAATGCTACCAGTCCTTGGTTCTTGACTAACCTGTATATGTATACAGGAATATTATGCTTGATTTAAATATTTTGTAAGCAGGAGGAGTGGGTCCTTATATTTTTGTATGTAGTGCATccatagttttttaaaaaaaaaatagttgtgcAAAAAATGTTACTATTATATCGTTGTTTGTAGtattcatttttttaatatagtgATATCTATGATATGAGAAGTGTAAACTAGTATCAGGAAGGTAGAATTAATACTTCGCACTATAtatcaattttgtaaaataaaaactcGCTAGTAGTTGTGAATATTCAGAAATATAATAGGCTCAATCCAACTGTGCATTTAAAATCAATAGGTTGGAGTTGGA contains:
- the LOC122022897 gene encoding uncharacterized protein LOC122022897 yields the protein MQKGKSFEGNLLPHLRILMMLPSPAASTFALAAFLLLAASFSCGNREEDGKGSVGFRFSFDGSVKDRSFGAEFDLHGDARVSGSSVRITRPANVSSGRMAYREPIRFFGTKSGFSSAFSFSIPPAGCGVAFFLSPSRVSPEGGSVDRAESSISLIAVSFATAKTGNLTGSLIEISASGELLAKSGNLSSNGSVLHLKSGEKLHSEIDFDGESNRIQVKLWQGNSMISHAVDLPNFPCRESVLVSLTARSRNSTQGISIYSWNFTAKHGAPYLMHSEPLDPNSFLARPTEIPSVHPRRRAYPWAVFIAMVFAAASGAMVAFFVMLVWAQLDSQCPVAPEESPATIEKSGENMKTGKK